The Octopus bimaculoides isolate UCB-OBI-ISO-001 chromosome 13, ASM119413v2, whole genome shotgun sequence genome includes a window with the following:
- the LOC106869322 gene encoding MATH and LRR domain-containing protein PFE0570w-like — translation MTPTPPPTLSSASSAKMSVQVQQQKVMSSNLADSSLSDPNLNRLQQDTPKIISQIIMDKAADSNRVKNNTSITFDSGSSNNNSKKSSYQENFQNIEGYWSESRSTTEKSTQTNRLSLMSIPGDWLWTELQSNNNKTNLPANTDNLVDPTQNSNLKMLTTSTHTDNHIKEPNSNMWQIPSPELQVMVNTHTNAVVKRKNSLKYTKSENKDEKKGKQNKQDFQRKLVARALHSFAMSNNKSNNRKNNINKNQNNFDDNSLIISNKPAITSQENLPVIDLPQKQECSTLQLSAAECEKDGASDKPTEVCNEIIGNKSDLKKSMIDKKEINNAVESKKTPSKNATVNNFDDIACCIKITPPNAHSKNLSIDSQLPRNATWSGTKRLNIEKTILDWMHKRYCAEQYRKKRSSSADTVNYIHGQHFVQVLNKTLNGTGNEREIPLFSVYKLPKSTIHLGNYQTAPPSFRREFKHKHHGIITNGTLDKVRHSF, via the coding sequence ATGACACCTACTCCACCTCCTActctttcttctgcttcttcagCGAAAATGTCTGTGCAGGTGCAACAGCagaaggttatgagttcaaatttggctgaCTCTTCTTTATCTGACCCAAATTTGAACAGATTACAGCAAGATACTCCAAAAATCATTAGTCAAATAATTATGGATAAAGCTGCTGATAGTAATAGGGTAAAAAATAACACCAGCATCACTTTTGACAGtggcagcagtaataacaacagcaagaaaagcAGCTATCAAGagaattttcaaaatatagaaGGTTACTGGTCTGAAAGTCGCAGTACCACAGAAAAGTCCACTCAAACCAATAGGCTATCTCTGATGAGTATTCCAGGTGACTGGCTTTGGACAGAGCtgcaaagcaacaataacaaaaccaattTACCTGCAAACACAGACAATCTTGTTGACCCAACACAAAATTCTAACTTGAAAATGCTAACTACTTCAACACATACAGATAATCATATTAAAGAACCAAATTCAAATATGTGGCAGATCCCCAGCCCGGAGTTACAAGTAATGGTCAACACACATACCAATGCTGTGGTAAAACGGAAGAATTCATTGAAGTATACCAAGAGTGAGAATAAAGATgagaaaaaagggaaacaaaataaACAGGATTTTCAAAGAAAGTTGGTGGCAAGAGCTTTGCATTCATTTGCCATGagtaataacaaaagcaataataggaaaaataacatcaacaaaaatcaGAATAATTTTGATGATAACTCTTTAATCATTAGTAACAAACCAGCAATAACAAGCCAAGAGAATTTACCTGTGATAGATTTACCTCAAAAGCAAGAATGTTCCACATTACAACTTTCAGCAGCAGAGTGTGAAAAAGATGGAGCTTCTGATAAACCTACAGAAGTTTGCAATGAAATTATTGGGAATAAGTCTGATCTCAAAAAATCTAtgatagataaaaaagaaattaacaatgcAGTTGAGTCAAAGAAGACCCCTAGTAAAAATGCAACTGTAAACAATTTTGATGATATTGCATGTTGCATAAAAATAACCCCTCCAAATGCTCACTCAAAAAACTTGTCAATTGATTCACAGCTTCCCAGGAATGCTACCTGGAGTGGCACCAAACGACTTAATATTGAAAAAACCATTTTAGATTGGATGCATAAAAGATATTGTGCTGAGCAGTATCGGAAGAAACGGTCATCATCAGCAGATACTGTTAATTATATTCATGGCCAACATTTTGTTCAGGTGCTCAACAAAACACTTAATGGAACTGGCAATGAAAGAGAAATCCCATTGTTTTCTGTCTACAAATTACCAAAATCTACTATTCACCTTGGTAATTACCaaacagcaccaccatcatttcGCAGAGAATTCAAACATAAGCACCATGGAATTATTACCAATGGAACTCTTGATAAAGTAAGACATTCATTTtag